Proteins found in one Nitratiruptor sp. SB155-2 genomic segment:
- a CDS encoding nucleotidyltransferase domain-containing protein gives MQQIIDTIVERFKNDSYLIILFGSYAAHKQHRDSNLDIYIVTKDNIFPNNWTQKSQIYLKYARKISDLQKIIPIDLIVHTQPMYKKFVELQSSFSKKIFQQGIVLWDAKLHKSG, from the coding sequence GTGCAACAAATAATTGACACTATTGTGGAGAGGTTTAAAAACGATTCCTATTTGATTATTCTTTTTGGCTCTTATGCAGCCCATAAACAACACAGAGATAGCAATCTTGATATCTACATTGTAACAAAGGATAATATATTTCCAAACAATTGGACCCAAAAGAGTCAGATTTATCTCAAATATGCCAGAAAAATAAGCGATTTGCAAAAAATAATACCAATAGATTTAATCGTCCATACACAACCAATGTATAAAAAATTTGTTGAACTTCAAAGTTCTTTTAGTAAAAAAATTTTCCAACAAGGCATAGTTTTATGGGACGCGAAATTGCACAAGAGCGGCTAA
- a CDS encoding HEPN domain-containing protein has protein sequence MGREIAQERLNAAKDNLLVMEEIISNPHLTHMVAFHAQQTIEKCLKAYLEANESEVPKIHKLETLFQRTEIPYNQDLIELLDALYIEARYPGDLGLLPSGKPSIKEAQKFYEYAKEIFTILEQRINQ, from the coding sequence ATGGGACGCGAAATTGCACAAGAGCGGCTAAATGCCGCAAAAGATAATCTTTTGGTTATGGAAGAAATTATTTCCAACCCCCACTTAACACACATGGTTGCTTTTCATGCTCAACAAACTATAGAAAAGTGTCTTAAAGCGTATCTTGAAGCAAACGAGAGTGAAGTGCCAAAAATTCACAAACTTGAGACACTCTTTCAAAGAACAGAAATTCCCTATAATCAAGATTTGATCGAGTTGTTAGATGCTTTGTATATTGAAGCAAGATATCCTGGAGATTTAGGACTTTTGCCATCTGGTAAACCTTCAATAAAAGAGGCCCAAAAATTTTATGAATACGCAAAAGAGATATTTACCATACTTGAACAAAGGATCAACCAATGA
- a CDS encoding DUF190 domain-containing protein, translating to MKRYLGNRKKLKIYIDNDDKSDGKPLWQAILQQAKEYGIAGATVYKAVAGMGAHSELHSFNVWSMSQTLPLIIECIDTEAKIRGFLTSIESHLQEALVTLQDVEVLLYKHPKFEQ from the coding sequence ATGAAACGCTATTTGGGAAACAGAAAAAAACTCAAAATCTATATTGACAATGACGATAAAAGCGATGGCAAACCTCTATGGCAAGCTATATTACAACAAGCAAAAGAGTATGGCATTGCTGGTGCTACTGTCTATAAAGCAGTAGCCGGCATGGGAGCACACAGTGAATTGCACTCTTTCAATGTCTGGAGTATGAGCCAAACACTTCCTTTAATCATTGAATGTATCGATACGGAAGCAAAAATAAGAGGTTTTTTGACTTCGATAGAATCGCATCTGCAAGAGGCACTTGTCACATTGCAAGATGTGGAGGTACTTTTATATAAACATCCAAAGTTTGAGCAATGA
- the crcB gene encoding fluoride efflux transporter CrcB produces MNFSVIFAVGIGGFFGAISRFLIATWMQKITHSLFPVGTLTVNVLGSFIIGFLYMYFEQSINPIYKAMFITGFLGALTTFSTFSLETLLMIQDGLWIRAFLNILLNVILTISSTFAAIILFKKMYGGL; encoded by the coding sequence ATGAACTTCTCAGTTATCTTTGCGGTAGGCATTGGTGGCTTTTTTGGAGCGATTTCCAGGTTCCTCATCGCTACCTGGATGCAAAAAATCACCCATTCTCTCTTTCCAGTCGGAACCCTCACTGTCAATGTTTTAGGAAGTTTCATCATCGGCTTTTTGTATATGTATTTCGAACAATCCATCAATCCGATTTACAAAGCTATGTTCATCACTGGATTTTTGGGAGCACTTACAACATTCAGCACTTTTAGTCTAGAAACCTTGTTGATGATTCAAGACGGTTTATGGATAAGAGCGTTTTTGAATATTCTTCTTAATGTTATATTGACCATTTCAAGCACATTTGCTGCTATAATACTCTTCAAAAAAATGTATGGAGGGCTATAA
- a CDS encoding amidoligase family protein has protein sequence MFQLPPIHTTSDGDIRKAGFEIEYTGLKPIQTAHIIQDLFGGTTEVIDEYETRIKETQFGNFSIYLDSVYLRKTSNHYLFKDFDLFKELIYSLSELVIPYEIVTPPIPFNELESVEKLKDNLREKGAKGTSASALYAFGMHINIETPSFEVDTILDILRSFVLLQDYIMQKIDVDLTRKLTWFIEPFEKEYIDIILDFAYKPTLEAFMQDYIFYNPTRNRALDLLPLLVYINPDIKKQLPEQKLDPRPAFHYRLPNSKIDEPDWSIAFEFNQWSLMEKIAFEKQRLYDLMHEYWEFQHTPLWFVTDLWIEKVQNWLEKNRLS, from the coding sequence ATGTTTCAACTGCCTCCTATTCACACTACATCTGATGGAGATATCAGAAAAGCCGGGTTTGAGATCGAATATACCGGTCTCAAACCTATTCAAACTGCACATATCATCCAAGACCTCTTTGGCGGTACAACCGAGGTGATCGATGAGTATGAAACCCGTATAAAAGAGACACAATTTGGCAATTTTTCTATTTATCTCGATTCCGTCTATTTAAGAAAAACAAGCAATCATTATCTTTTCAAAGATTTCGATCTGTTTAAAGAGCTCATCTATTCTCTTTCGGAATTGGTCATTCCCTATGAAATTGTTACTCCACCGATTCCGTTCAATGAACTGGAAAGTGTTGAAAAATTAAAAGACAATCTTCGAGAAAAAGGTGCGAAGGGAACAAGCGCTTCAGCCCTTTACGCCTTTGGGATGCATATCAACATCGAAACGCCCTCTTTTGAAGTTGATACGATTTTGGATATATTGCGAAGCTTTGTTTTACTCCAAGACTATATCATGCAAAAAATCGACGTAGATCTGACAAGGAAACTCACCTGGTTTATCGAGCCATTTGAAAAAGAGTATATCGATATTATTCTCGATTTCGCATACAAACCGACACTTGAAGCCTTCATGCAAGACTATATCTTTTACAATCCTACAAGAAACAGAGCTTTGGATCTTTTGCCACTCCTTGTATATATCAATCCTGATATCAAAAAGCAGCTTCCCGAACAAAAGCTGGATCCAAGACCCGCTTTTCACTATCGTTTACCAAACTCAAAGATCGATGAGCCAGATTGGAGCATCGCATTTGAGTTTAACCAGTGGAGTCTTATGGAAAAAATAGCATTTGAAAAACAAAGACTGTATGATCTGATGCATGAATACTGGGAGTTTCAACATACACCGCTGTGGTTTGTTACAGATCTTTGGATTGAAAAAGTACAAAATTGGCTCGAAAAAAACAGATTGTCGTAA
- a CDS encoding gamma-glutamyl-gamma-aminobutyrate hydrolase family protein (Members of this family of hydrolases with an active site Cys residue belong to MEROPS family C26.) yields MARKKQIVVTGSRFKSRKSWLFIQFLIKIFHAQPIFVHPDSTLPKSFDALLISGGEDICPKRYGLHLEWPCEEKRDEMELELFHQAFDKKLPIFGICRGMQLINVALGGSLHPNIEALELEYQHPYTPLPLQTITILPHTKLHRVLQTSTIKANALHNQAINILGKDLRIAAKDQNGIIQAIEHETLPILGVQWHPEYLPYMRPHRRLFEYFLNTSETSAVNRLKD; encoded by the coding sequence TTGGCTCGAAAAAAACAGATTGTCGTAACGGGAAGTAGATTTAAAAGTCGAAAAAGCTGGCTTTTTATACAGTTTTTGATCAAAATCTTTCATGCACAACCGATTTTTGTTCATCCAGACAGTACTCTACCAAAATCCTTTGATGCCCTTTTGATCAGTGGCGGTGAAGATATCTGTCCAAAAAGATATGGACTACATCTAGAATGGCCATGTGAAGAGAAAAGGGATGAGATGGAATTAGAGTTGTTTCATCAAGCCTTTGACAAAAAGCTACCAATCTTTGGAATATGTAGAGGAATGCAGCTGATCAATGTTGCCTTGGGAGGCTCGCTTCACCCAAACATTGAAGCTCTGGAGCTTGAGTATCAGCACCCTTACACGCCGCTTCCTTTACAAACCATTACAATCCTACCTCATACAAAACTACATAGGGTTTTACAAACCTCCACCATTAAGGCAAATGCACTACACAATCAAGCCATCAACATCCTTGGCAAAGATCTCCGTATAGCAGCAAAAGATCAAAACGGTATCATTCAAGCTATTGAGCATGAAACGCTTCCGATTTTAGGAGTGCAGTGGCATCCGGAGTATCTTCCTTATATGCGCCCGCACAGAAGACTGTTTGAATATTTTCTCAACACTTCCGAAACTTCTGCCGTCAATAGACTAAAAGATTGA
- the serS gene encoding serine--tRNA ligase, protein MIDLRALEKDFDTIATRLQTKGVEEKVLAELKELFEEYKKEKTILQELQTKQNSLSKMFGQYKREGKDINELKNELEINKGKIAAHQEVVRDLEEKLKNIALTIPNPPDPDVPVGENEEDNVVLKTVLEPKGFDFEPKEHWELGEKLGWIDFERGVKLAKSRFSVLKKEAARLERALINFMLDHNKEYGFEEVCVPFMANSATLLGTGQLPKFEEDLFKICDEDLYMIPTAEVPLTNLYRDEIIKDLEDPIKLTAYTPCFRKEAGSGGRDVRGMIRQHQFDKVELVAITRPEESDKVFDEMVKCASSLLAKLGLPHRHVMLCTGDLGFSAAKTIDLEVWLPGQGKYREISSISNTRDFQARRAQIRFKDGKKNRLVHTLNGSSLAVGRTLIAIMENYQQKDGSIAIPKVLESYL, encoded by the coding sequence TTGATCGATCTAAGAGCATTGGAAAAAGACTTTGACACGATTGCAACAAGACTTCAGACAAAAGGCGTAGAAGAAAAAGTTTTGGCTGAACTCAAAGAGCTTTTTGAGGAGTATAAAAAAGAGAAAACTATTTTGCAAGAGCTTCAAACCAAACAAAACTCTCTTTCTAAAATGTTTGGCCAGTATAAAAGAGAAGGTAAAGATATCAATGAACTCAAAAATGAACTTGAGATCAATAAAGGTAAAATTGCAGCTCATCAAGAAGTGGTACGAGATCTTGAAGAAAAACTCAAAAATATCGCTCTTACCATTCCAAATCCACCGGATCCAGATGTTCCCGTGGGAGAGAATGAGGAAGACAATGTGGTTCTCAAAACTGTTCTTGAGCCAAAAGGATTTGATTTTGAACCAAAAGAGCATTGGGAACTTGGAGAAAAACTAGGCTGGATCGATTTTGAAAGAGGCGTAAAACTTGCCAAAAGCCGATTTAGTGTCTTGAAAAAAGAGGCGGCACGACTGGAGCGGGCCCTCATCAACTTCATGCTTGATCACAACAAAGAATATGGATTTGAAGAGGTTTGCGTTCCTTTCATGGCAAACAGTGCAACCCTTCTTGGAACGGGACAACTTCCAAAATTTGAAGAGGATCTTTTCAAAATCTGCGATGAAGATCTTTATATGATTCCAACAGCTGAGGTTCCGCTAACAAACCTCTATAGAGATGAGATCATCAAGGATTTGGAAGATCCTATCAAGCTCACAGCCTATACGCCATGTTTTCGAAAAGAAGCAGGCAGTGGCGGACGCGATGTGCGAGGGATGATACGACAGCATCAGTTTGACAAAGTAGAACTCGTTGCCATCACAAGACCCGAAGAGAGCGACAAGGTCTTTGATGAGATGGTAAAGTGTGCTAGTAGCCTGTTAGCCAAACTTGGGCTTCCACACCGCCATGTGATGCTATGTACTGGCGATCTTGGCTTTAGCGCTGCAAAAACGATCGATCTTGAAGTGTGGCTACCGGGACAAGGAAAATACAGAGAGATCAGCTCCATATCCAATACAAGAGATTTTCAAGCCCGCCGGGCACAGATACGCTTTAAAGATGGCAAGAAAAACAGACTCGTTCATACGCTTAATGGCTCAAGCCTTGCAGTTGGCCGGACACTCATCGCCATCATGGAAAATTATCAACAAAAAGATGGTAGCATTGCAATACCAAAAGTACTTGAATCGTATCTATAG
- a CDS encoding mannose-1-phosphate guanylyltransferase/mannose-6-phosphate isomerase, whose amino-acid sequence MHNIILCGGSGTRLWPLSRKLMPKQFVKLFDNHSLFQKTLQRNASFSKETHIITNKEHYFIALDQMEEINFSQKKHRFILEPFGKNTAPAIAFACFGLDPKELVFVTPSDHLIKNVRAYEKAIDEAKKLARQGKLVTFGIVPNEANTGYGYIEAKGNSVKRFHEKPDLETAKKYLEGNKQKTTYYWNAGMFLFQAGTYLSELQQYAPKVYENALKACENATNQHNMLFIKEHFMNKIPDISIDYAVMEKSDNIAMVPADIGWNDVGSFDALSQELSGSETIELQSKNNFVLSDKPVALVDVEDLIIIDTKDALLVTKKGSSQKIKKLIPKIQKIFPHLASHHIEVHRPWGTYEVLIEEDNYKLKKIIVKPGKRLSLQKHFHRSEHWIVVRGTAEVTVGDKTYLVRPNESTYIKLGEVHRLANPGKIPVVLIEAQVGEYTGEDDIVRIEDDFRRV is encoded by the coding sequence GTGCATAACATCATTTTATGTGGAGGTAGCGGAACAAGACTATGGCCTCTAAGCAGAAAATTGATGCCAAAGCAGTTTGTCAAACTTTTTGACAACCACTCACTTTTCCAAAAAACTCTTCAAAGAAATGCCTCTTTTTCCAAAGAGACTCATATCATTACAAACAAAGAGCACTATTTCATTGCCTTAGATCAGATGGAAGAAATAAATTTTTCGCAAAAAAAACATAGATTTATTCTGGAGCCATTTGGAAAAAACACTGCTCCTGCCATCGCATTCGCCTGTTTTGGTCTTGATCCTAAGGAACTTGTATTTGTTACACCTTCAGATCATCTTATCAAAAATGTACGAGCGTATGAAAAAGCGATAGATGAAGCTAAAAAGCTTGCCAGACAAGGGAAACTTGTCACTTTTGGCATTGTTCCAAATGAAGCTAATACCGGATATGGATATATAGAAGCGAAAGGAAACAGTGTAAAGCGATTTCATGAAAAACCTGACCTTGAAACTGCAAAAAAATATCTTGAAGGAAATAAGCAAAAGACAACGTATTATTGGAATGCCGGAATGTTTCTTTTTCAAGCAGGTACTTACCTCAGTGAACTTCAACAATATGCCCCGAAAGTGTATGAAAATGCTCTCAAAGCGTGCGAAAATGCTACGAATCAGCACAATATGCTTTTCATAAAAGAGCATTTCATGAATAAAATCCCAGACATTTCCATAGACTATGCAGTGATGGAAAAAAGTGATAATATCGCAATGGTTCCAGCCGATATCGGATGGAACGACGTAGGGAGTTTCGATGCCCTTTCTCAAGAGCTTTCGGGAAGCGAAACTATCGAACTACAAAGCAAAAACAATTTTGTTCTTTCAGATAAACCTGTAGCGTTAGTGGACGTGGAAGATCTGATTATCATCGATACAAAAGATGCTTTACTTGTAACAAAAAAAGGCTCAAGCCAAAAAATCAAAAAACTTATTCCCAAAATACAAAAAATCTTCCCCCATCTCGCTTCCCACCACATCGAAGTCCACAGACCATGGGGAACGTATGAGGTGCTTATCGAAGAGGACAACTACAAACTCAAAAAAATTATCGTCAAACCCGGGAAAAGACTCTCATTGCAAAAGCATTTCCATAGGAGCGAACATTGGATCGTAGTTCGGGGTACCGCTGAAGTCACAGTAGGTGATAAAACATACCTTGTACGTCCAAACGAATCAACTTATATCAAACTTGGTGAAGTCCATAGGCTTGCCAATCCCGGGAAAATTCCTGTTGTACTCATCGAAGCACAGGTTGGTGAATATACGGGAGAAGATGATATTGTAAGAATCGAAGATGATTTCAGGAGAGTCTGA
- a CDS encoding ABC transporter permease, with amino-acid sequence MIRALAHNLKLSIEFTKRDLKERYAGTSFGQLWLLISPLISIFIYTIIFSDFMKMKLGIVENKYAYSIYLIPGLLTWNFFSALVLRLSNSIFEKAHIIKKIPIPMYVFYLSITLTEFIIYAISMVLGILFLLLVHQPITWQFFTVLPCMMILASLFGLGLGMIFSLFNPFFKDLKEVIPIILQLWFWMTPIIYVKEMIYSKYPFLVDYNPIYYFIEPMQNIFLYGDLKRSIDVAIALSSVFMTILLAMWLYKKMIKEIKDII; translated from the coding sequence TTGATACGAGCTCTCGCTCACAACCTCAAACTAAGTATAGAGTTTACAAAAAGGGATCTCAAAGAACGCTATGCAGGAACCAGTTTTGGTCAGTTGTGGCTGCTTATCTCCCCTTTGATCAGCATATTTATTTATACTATCATCTTTTCAGATTTTATGAAGATGAAACTGGGAATAGTAGAAAACAAATATGCATACAGTATCTATCTCATTCCCGGACTTCTGACATGGAACTTTTTTTCCGCCCTTGTATTACGCCTTTCTAACTCTATTTTTGAAAAAGCCCATATCATCAAAAAAATACCAATTCCCATGTATGTTTTTTATCTTTCTATCACACTGACAGAATTTATCATCTATGCCATATCCATGGTTTTGGGAATCCTTTTTTTACTCCTCGTCCATCAACCCATTACCTGGCAATTCTTCACCGTCTTACCTTGTATGATGATTTTGGCATCTCTGTTTGGATTGGGGCTTGGAATGATCTTTTCTCTTTTCAATCCTTTTTTCAAAGATCTCAAAGAGGTTATTCCAATCATTTTGCAGCTGTGGTTCTGGATGACGCCTATCATCTACGTTAAAGAGATGATCTATAGCAAATACCCCTTTTTGGTGGATTACAATCCAATCTACTACTTTATAGAACCGATGCAAAATATATTTTTGTATGGTGACCTAAAAAGAAGTATTGATGTAGCGATTGCTTTATCTTCGGTTTTTATGACGATTTTATTGGCTATGTGGTTATACAAGAAGATGATTAAAGAGATAAAAGATATTATCTAG
- a CDS encoding acyltransferase family protein produces MLGTFRFFLAWLVMLSHLPNSPFPFGFNPAVSAVICFYFISGYLMYFSFYKEVRKGLSFQKQILFFYIKRILRLFPLYLIVLFLTVFVIAIWGPSQMVPLLHQELDFSKIFLNTLLIFNNYVFDPFIINSLLPHPLLPPTWSLSTEWHFYLLVPFFFYLFVRKPLVFVSILLVSMGFEFFAFSQTWPHFNSDNFGYRYIFGVLWIFMVGFFCATGKYSIILKILYIFVLIFFLSVAFTWSAHPYVREIFLALLSLPFIPLIMRIPFKYDSFFGSLSYPIFLSHFFIFLALEKLGFTHSGLGYYWAVFGSVLLFSYGLSLIQRKIDSFRKRF; encoded by the coding sequence GTGTTAGGCACGTTTCGGTTTTTTTTGGCATGGTTGGTGATGCTTTCGCACTTACCAAACTCTCCTTTCCCTTTTGGTTTCAATCCTGCAGTGAGCGCTGTAATCTGTTTTTACTTTATCAGTGGGTATTTGATGTATTTTTCCTTTTACAAGGAGGTGAGAAAAGGGCTTTCTTTTCAAAAACAGATACTTTTTTTTTATATTAAACGGATTTTAAGACTGTTTCCTCTTTATCTTATCGTTCTTTTTTTGACAGTGTTTGTGATAGCGATTTGGGGACCATCACAGATGGTGCCACTTTTGCATCAGGAGTTGGATTTTAGTAAGATTTTTCTTAATACGCTTCTCATTTTCAACAACTATGTTTTCGATCCATTTATCATAAATTCATTGCTCCCCCATCCGCTTCTTCCTCCTACCTGGTCTCTTTCGACGGAGTGGCACTTTTATCTACTGGTTCCATTTTTTTTCTATCTATTTGTAAGGAAACCACTTGTTTTTGTATCTATTTTGCTTGTATCGATGGGATTTGAGTTTTTTGCATTTTCCCAAACATGGCCTCATTTTAACTCCGACAATTTTGGTTATCGTTATATTTTTGGGGTTTTGTGGATATTTATGGTAGGTTTTTTTTGTGCTACTGGGAAATATAGCATTATTTTAAAGATTTTATATATTTTTGTTCTCATATTCTTCTTATCTGTCGCATTTACATGGAGTGCACATCCCTATGTGAGAGAGATTTTCTTGGCGCTTCTTTCTCTTCCATTTATACCACTAATAATGAGGATACCTTTTAAGTATGACTCTTTTTTTGGATCCCTTTCCTATCCGATCTTTTTATCCCACTTTTTTATCTTTTTGGCTTTGGAAAAACTTGGATTTACCCATTCTGGTTTAGGATATTACTGGGCAGTCTTTGGCTCTGTTTTACTGTTTTCATATGGGTTGAGTCTTATCCAACGTAAAATAGATAGTTTTAGAAAAAGGTTTTAA
- a CDS encoding glycosyltransferase family 4 protein, with protein MKIVVDALPLTKSLTGVGKYIYEISKRVDQDLLFWYGGFVSQRMFEPKEGGVFTHVIESAIAVRAVKKTLRIMVGLLKNKDVYDLYWEPNYIFQKGIRSKKKVVTIHDMSIIRYPQWHPKERVKYFSKHLFSSIDEADMIITDSCFSKQEIVELSGCEESKIEVIHLGADHNLYKPLAKEKLKHLTDRFALEDDFVLFVGSIEPRKNLLNLLKAYMKLPEPLKKRYPLVLAGFKGWENKEIMQIIEQENIRYLGYVSENDLVGLYNLASVFVYPSFYEGFGLPPLEAMSCQTATIVSDVASLPEVCGDAALYIDPYDVDDIALKLQFLLEDRKKSESLAEAGRKRALQFDWEKTADKHMELFERVVRC; from the coding sequence ATGAAAATTGTCGTTGATGCACTTCCCTTGACCAAATCTCTTACCGGCGTAGGAAAATATATCTACGAGATATCCAAAAGAGTAGATCAAGATCTTCTTTTTTGGTATGGAGGCTTTGTTTCACAAAGAATGTTTGAACCAAAAGAGGGAGGAGTATTTACACATGTTATCGAGTCTGCTATAGCAGTCAGAGCCGTAAAAAAAACTTTGCGTATTATGGTGGGTCTACTGAAAAATAAAGATGTGTATGATCTGTACTGGGAACCAAATTATATATTTCAAAAAGGTATTCGATCCAAAAAAAAAGTTGTTACGATTCATGATATGTCCATCATTCGTTATCCTCAGTGGCATCCAAAAGAGCGGGTGAAGTACTTTTCCAAACATCTTTTTTCATCTATCGATGAAGCAGATATGATTATCACAGATTCCTGTTTTTCCAAACAGGAGATTGTTGAACTGAGTGGATGCGAAGAGAGCAAGATAGAGGTTATCCATCTTGGGGCTGATCATAATCTGTATAAACCTCTGGCAAAAGAAAAGTTGAAACATTTAACGGATCGTTTTGCTTTGGAAGATGATTTTGTTCTTTTTGTGGGAAGTATCGAGCCAAGAAAAAATCTTTTGAATCTGCTCAAAGCATACATGAAACTTCCTGAGCCGTTGAAAAAGCGATATCCTTTGGTTCTTGCAGGATTCAAGGGATGGGAAAATAAAGAGATTATGCAGATTATCGAACAAGAAAATATCCGATATCTTGGATATGTCAGTGAGAATGATCTTGTCGGATTGTACAATCTTGCATCTGTTTTTGTATATCCCTCCTTCTACGAAGGATTTGGATTGCCTCCATTGGAAGCGATGAGCTGTCAAACAGCCACGATTGTCTCCGATGTGGCTTCCTTGCCTGAAGTGTGTGGAGATGCTGCATTGTATATCGATCCATATGATGTGGATGATATCGCATTGAAGTTGCAGTTTCTGCTTGAGGATCGAAAAAAGAGTGAATCATTGGCAGAGGCTGGACGAAAAAGAGCGCTACAGTTTGATTGGGAAAAAACGGCAGATAAACATATGGAACTTTTCGAAAGAGTAGTAAGGTGTTAG